From one Octopus bimaculoides isolate UCB-OBI-ISO-001 chromosome 1, ASM119413v2, whole genome shotgun sequence genomic stretch:
- the LOC106879272 gene encoding uncharacterized protein LOC106879272 has protein sequence MFSTGCNLTTDNWYTSVPLAEVLLKNKATLVGTMKNKREMPPDMMSKKDREVYSFKFAFRKDRWMIAYVPTPKRTVILLFTMHCDANIDESTEHKQRSSVVTFYNGTEGGVNTAGKKCAATSCSRRTNR, from the coding sequence ATGTTTAGCACAGGCTGCAACCTGACAACCGACAATTGGTATACTAGTGTACCACTGGCTGAAGTTCTCTTGAAAAACAAAGCAACTCTCGTTGGAACAATGAAGAACAAACGGGAAATGCCACCAGATATGATGTCGAAGAAAGATCGAGAGGTTTACAGTTTCAAGTTCGCATTCCGAAAAGATAGGTGGATGATTGCATATGTGCCTACACCAAAAAGGACAGTTATTTTGCTATTTACGATGCATTGTGATGCAAACATTGACGAATCGACCGAGCACAAGCAGAGATCTTCAGTAGTGACGTTCTACAATGGCACTGAAGGTGGTGTGAACACCGCTGGCAAAAAATGTGCTGCTACATCTTGCTCCAGACGCACGAATCGATGA